The following are from one region of the Desulfovibrio sp. Fe33 genome:
- a CDS encoding efflux RND transporter permease subunit, whose protein sequence is MNPSALFVRRPVMTTLLMTAILVFGIMAYLRLPVSDLPNVDFPTIEVSAQLSGANPETMASSVATPLEKQFSTIAGLDSMTSVSSLGSTRVTLQFDLERNIDDAALDVQSAITTALRRLPDDMTSTPSFRKVNPADSPILYLSLSSPTMRLSDVNEYAENFMAQRISMVNGVAQVMVYGSQKYAVRIQLSPEKLSSMELGVDEVAEAVRKGNVNLPVGTVAGPVREYIVRSSGKLMNAEDYKPLVVAWRKGAPVRLSDVAHVFDSVEQIRRRNWYNGQPGMVLAIQRQPGTNTVEVVEAVRDLLPTFQAQLPAAVKLDILYDRSESIKESIEDVQFTLLLTVALVITVIFLFLRRLSATIIPSLALPMSIIGTFAVMHVHGFSLNNISLMALTLSVGFVVDDAIVMLENIVRHGEMGKSTMEAVMDGSREIAFTIVSMTISLAAVFLPVLFMGGIVGRLFHEFAVTICASILISGLVSLTLTPMLCSLIIRPRAEQKRGGRIFNLFERGFEGLRNAYAASLDWTIRHHRLTMLASVLVLALTVILFRAIPKGFLPTEDAGRLMVRTEAEQGVAFDIMKTRQHQLMAIISKDPAVEGYMSVVGGGGPNQGGNSGRLMVDLKPRRERGPIEAVQQRLRAKLAQVPGIRSYVSNPPAIRIGGRSSKGQYQYTLQSPDTEALFLAAAEMEKRMRDLPNVQDVSSDMEFDNPELAIDIDRDRASALGISAYQIEDALSTSFGNRKVSSIYAPTDTYDVIMELAPEYQSNPDALAMLSVRSQNGRLIRLETLAKWGLGVGPLSINHSGQLPSATISFNLPPGESLGSAVDAVSGLAREVIPASVSTSFQGEAQAFQDSMRGLWVLLAMAILVIYLVLGVLYESFIHPLTILSGLPSAGVGALLTLMLFGLDLNIYGFVGIIMLIGIVKKNAIMMIDFAVETQREHGLRAAEAIREGALIRFRPIMMTTMAALMGTLPIALGLGAGAEARRPLGLAVVGGLMVSQLLTLYFTPVYFMYLDAAQQRLNRLFGKSEAVRPHSE, encoded by the coding sequence ATGAATCCGTCCGCCCTTTTCGTCCGACGCCCGGTCATGACCACCCTACTCATGACCGCCATCCTGGTGTTCGGCATCATGGCCTACCTGAGGCTGCCGGTCAGCGACCTGCCCAACGTGGACTTTCCGACCATCGAGGTCTCGGCCCAGCTCTCCGGCGCCAACCCCGAGACCATGGCCTCGTCCGTGGCCACGCCGCTGGAGAAGCAGTTCTCGACCATCGCGGGCCTGGATTCCATGACCTCGGTTTCAAGCCTTGGCTCCACGCGCGTCACCCTCCAGTTCGACCTGGAGCGGAACATCGACGACGCCGCGCTGGACGTGCAGTCGGCCATCACCACGGCCCTGCGGCGGCTGCCCGACGACATGACCTCCACTCCAAGCTTCCGCAAGGTCAACCCGGCGGACTCGCCGATCCTCTACCTTTCGCTTTCCTCGCCGACCATGCGGCTGTCCGACGTCAACGAGTACGCCGAGAACTTCATGGCCCAGCGCATCTCCATGGTCAACGGCGTGGCCCAGGTCATGGTCTACGGCTCCCAGAAGTACGCGGTGCGCATCCAGCTTTCGCCCGAAAAGCTCTCCTCCATGGAATTGGGCGTGGACGAAGTGGCCGAGGCCGTGCGCAAGGGCAACGTCAACCTGCCTGTGGGCACCGTGGCCGGTCCCGTGCGCGAGTACATCGTCCGCTCCAGCGGCAAACTCATGAACGCCGAGGACTACAAGCCGCTGGTGGTGGCCTGGCGCAAGGGCGCGCCCGTGCGGCTGTCCGACGTGGCCCACGTCTTCGACTCCGTGGAGCAGATCAGACGGCGCAACTGGTACAACGGCCAACCCGGCATGGTCCTGGCCATCCAGCGCCAGCCCGGCACGAACACCGTGGAGGTGGTCGAGGCCGTGCGCGACCTGCTGCCCACCTTCCAGGCCCAACTGCCCGCCGCCGTCAAACTCGACATCCTCTACGACCGCTCCGAGTCCATCAAGGAATCCATCGAGGACGTCCAGTTCACCCTGCTGCTCACCGTTGCCCTGGTCATCACGGTCATATTCCTTTTTCTGCGCAGGCTGTCGGCCACGATCATACCGAGTCTGGCCCTGCCCATGTCCATCATCGGCACCTTCGCGGTCATGCATGTCCACGGCTTCAGCCTGAACAACATCTCGCTCATGGCGCTGACCCTGTCCGTGGGCTTCGTGGTGGACGACGCCATCGTCATGCTCGAAAACATCGTCCGCCACGGGGAGATGGGCAAATCCACCATGGAGGCGGTCATGGACGGCTCCAGGGAGATCGCCTTCACCATCGTCTCCATGACCATATCCCTGGCCGCCGTGTTCCTGCCCGTGCTCTTCATGGGCGGCATCGTGGGGCGCCTCTTCCACGAATTCGCGGTGACCATCTGCGCCTCCATCCTCATATCCGGGCTGGTCTCGCTGACCCTGACCCCCATGCTGTGCAGCCTGATAATCCGCCCGCGCGCGGAACAGAAACGCGGAGGCAGGATCTTCAACCTGTTCGAACGCGGCTTCGAGGGGCTGCGCAACGCCTACGCGGCGTCCCTGGACTGGACCATCCGCCACCACAGGCTGACCATGCTCGCCTCCGTCCTGGTCCTGGCCCTGACCGTGATCCTGTTCCGCGCCATTCCCAAGGGATTCCTGCCCACCGAGGACGCGGGCAGGCTGATGGTCCGCACCGAGGCCGAACAGGGCGTGGCCTTCGACATCATGAAGACGCGCCAGCACCAGCTCATGGCCATCATCAGCAAGGACCCGGCCGTGGAAGGCTACATGTCCGTTGTCGGCGGAGGCGGCCCCAACCAGGGCGGCAACTCCGGGCGGCTCATGGTGGACCTCAAGCCCCGCCGCGAACGCGGGCCCATCGAAGCGGTCCAGCAGCGGCTCCGGGCCAAACTCGCGCAGGTGCCGGGAATCCGGTCATACGTGTCCAATCCCCCGGCCATCCGCATCGGCGGGCGCAGCTCCAAGGGGCAGTACCAGTACACCCTGCAAAGCCCGGACACCGAAGCCCTTTTCCTGGCCGCCGCCGAAATGGAAAAACGCATGAGGGACCTGCCCAACGTGCAGGACGTCTCCTCGGACATGGAATTCGACAATCCCGAACTGGCCATCGACATAGACCGCGACAGGGCCTCGGCGCTGGGCATCTCCGCCTACCAGATCGAGGACGCCCTCTCGACATCCTTCGGAAACCGCAAGGTTTCATCCATCTACGCGCCCACGGACACCTACGACGTCATCATGGAGCTGGCTCCGGAATACCAAAGCAACCCGGACGCCCTGGCCATGCTCTCCGTGCGGTCGCAAAACGGCAGGCTCATCCGCCTGGAAACGCTGGCCAAGTGGGGGCTCGGCGTGGGGCCGCTGTCCATCAACCACTCGGGCCAACTGCCTTCGGCGACCATCTCCTTCAACCTGCCGCCGGGCGAGTCCCTGGGCTCGGCCGTGGACGCGGTCTCCGGGCTGGCGCGCGAAGTGATTCCCGCCTCGGTGTCCACAAGCTTCCAGGGCGAGGCCCAGGCGTTCCAGGACTCCATGCGCGGCCTGTGGGTCCTGCTGGCCATGGCCATCCTGGTCATCTACCTGGTCCTCGGCGTGCTCTACGAATCCTTCATCCACCCCCTGACCATTCTTTCCGGCCTGCCGTCGGCGGGCGTGGGCGCGCTGCTCACGCTGATGCTCTTCGGGCTCGACCTGAACATTTACGGCTTCGTGGGCATCATCATGCTCATCGGCATCGTCAAGAAAAACGCCATCATGATGATCGACTTCGCGGTGGAGACCCAGCGCGAACACGGACTGCGCGCGGCCGAAGCGATTCGCGAAGGCGCGCTGATACGTTTCCGGCCGATCATGATGACCACCATGGCGGCCCTCATGGGCACCCTGCCCATCGCGCTGGGACTGGGCGCGGGGGCCGAGGCCCGACGGCCGCTCGGCCTGGCCGTGGTCGGCGGGCTCATGGTCTCCCAGCTCCTGACCCTCTACTTCACCCCGGTCTACTTCATGTACCTGGACGCGGCGCAGCAACGGCTCAACCGGCTCTTCGGCAAGTCCGAGGCCGTGCGTCCACACTCCGAATAA
- a CDS encoding efflux RND transporter periplasmic adaptor subunit produces the protein MPRSLIGELKKNRACRRAVVRPVLTGLLCLLAAGFLAACGNGEKKAKREQVVPVTAAEAVREDVPVTLSAVGNVTPLASVEIKSRVGGIIEKQLVQNGQDVEAGDLLFQVDSRSFDLAVMEAQARLDRDRAHLNKAKEDLRRYSKLRDLNVVAQESYDNTFAEATSLENTIRLNEAALEKARLDRDYASIRAPIPGRVGIVQVNVGNVIKANDDRTLCVINQIRPINISFTLPERYLGEIMARRRQGPMRVRITPSGTDAAPVDADLAAVDNAVDTTTGTIRLLASYPNEDTRFWPGQFARVELTLRILKDALLLPTGAVMQGMEGPYVYVITTDKDAPSTGTVEARQVTASHIVGKRTVIGAGLDSGELVVLDGQVSLSPGAKVSIKNAPGDGKGQGPSKDGE, from the coding sequence GTGCCTCGCTCACTTATTGGTGAACTCAAGAAGAATCGAGCCTGTCGCCGGGCCGTTGTCCGCCCGGTCCTGACCGGGCTGCTCTGCCTGCTTGCCGCGGGCTTCCTCGCGGCCTGCGGAAACGGCGAAAAGAAGGCCAAACGCGAACAGGTGGTCCCGGTCACGGCTGCGGAGGCCGTGCGCGAGGATGTCCCTGTGACGCTGTCCGCGGTGGGCAACGTCACGCCGCTCGCCTCGGTGGAGATCAAGTCCAGGGTGGGCGGGATCATCGAGAAGCAGTTGGTCCAAAACGGCCAGGACGTGGAGGCGGGCGACCTGCTCTTCCAGGTCGATTCCCGCTCCTTCGACCTGGCGGTCATGGAGGCCCAGGCCCGGCTCGACCGGGACCGCGCCCACCTGAACAAGGCCAAGGAGGACCTGCGCCGCTACTCCAAGCTCCGCGACCTGAACGTGGTTGCCCAGGAGTCCTACGACAACACCTTTGCCGAGGCCACGTCCCTGGAAAACACCATCCGGCTCAACGAGGCCGCCCTCGAAAAGGCCCGGCTCGACCGCGACTACGCCTCCATCCGCGCCCCCATCCCCGGGCGGGTGGGCATCGTCCAGGTGAACGTCGGCAACGTCATCAAGGCCAACGACGACCGCACCTTGTGCGTCATCAACCAGATCAGGCCCATCAACATTTCCTTCACCCTGCCGGAACGGTACCTGGGCGAAATCATGGCACGCCGCCGACAGGGCCCCATGCGCGTGCGCATCACCCCTTCCGGCACGGACGCCGCGCCCGTGGACGCGGACCTTGCCGCCGTGGACAACGCCGTGGACACGACCACCGGCACCATCCGCCTGCTGGCCTCCTACCCCAACGAGGACACCCGGTTCTGGCCCGGCCAGTTCGCCCGGGTGGAACTGACCCTGCGCATCCTGAAGGACGCCCTGCTCCTGCCCACCGGCGCGGTCATGCAGGGCATGGAGGGGCCTTACGTCTACGTCATCACGACGGACAAGGACGCCCCGTCGACGGGAACCGTTGAGGCGCGACAGGTGACGGCCTCCCACATCGTGGGCAAGCGGACCGTCATCGGCGCGGGGCTTGACTCCGGCGAGCTGGTGGTCCTGGACGGCCAGGTGAGTCTGAGCCCCGGCGCGAAGGTATCCATCAAGAACGCTCCCGGCGACGGCAAGGGACAAGGCCCGTCCAAGGACGGCGAATAA
- a CDS encoding Crp/Fnr family transcriptional regulator: MDNFRLLRRIPLFAGLEDEAVRALANRAETNVYEPGDRIISQSDETQAFFIVLSGRAKIFRSTPEGKEQTLYLVEAGQPFCFCTAFTDKPYPVDVTALEESLVAGIPSEDMEDLARREPILLLKIMQTLAGRLLETMNLVESLALHGTQKRIARFLRHSEGCCATRPGDPFSLHISHAEMARIVGTTPETLSRVIQRFKRLRLIEASGRNIRILDHDGLDDATRND; the protein is encoded by the coding sequence ATGGACAACTTCCGGTTATTACGACGAATCCCCCTCTTCGCGGGACTTGAGGACGAGGCGGTCCGGGCGCTGGCCAACCGGGCCGAGACCAATGTCTACGAGCCGGGGGATCGGATCATCAGCCAGTCGGACGAAACCCAGGCCTTCTTCATCGTCCTGTCCGGGAGGGCCAAGATTTTCCGCAGCACCCCGGAAGGCAAGGAGCAGACCCTCTACCTGGTGGAGGCGGGGCAACCGTTCTGCTTCTGCACGGCCTTCACGGACAAGCCCTACCCCGTGGACGTGACCGCCCTCGAAGAGAGCCTCGTGGCAGGCATCCCTTCGGAGGACATGGAGGATTTGGCCCGGCGCGAGCCCATCCTCCTGCTCAAGATCATGCAGACCCTGGCGGGCAGACTGCTGGAGACCATGAATCTCGTGGAATCACTGGCCCTGCACGGCACACAGAAGCGGATCGCCCGTTTCCTCCGCCACTCCGAGGGGTGTTGCGCGACCCGTCCCGGCGACCCGTTTTCCCTGCACATTTCCCACGCCGAAATGGCCAGAATCGTCGGCACCACCCCGGAGACGCTTTCCCGCGTCATCCAGAGATTCAAACGGCTCCGCCTCATCGAGGCCTCGGGCCGGAACATTCGCATCCTCGACCACGACGGCCTCGACGACGCCACGCGCAACGACTGA
- a CDS encoding 4Fe-4S dicluster domain-containing protein, with translation MTISRRGFLGALGVAGAASAAPGNAQAWQSKAPPDPYGCLVDLTRCVGCRKCEQACKEVNDLPEPAVKFDDLTVLDAKRRPDQNVFTVINRYYPGRIDDRDKLAPTFVKVQCMHCQDPACVSACITGALTKKDNGAVHYDVDKCIGCRYCMAACPFEIPAYEYDKPIMPRVRKCTFCYERIAKEGGKPGCASICPVEAITFGRRSELLRMARNRIESDPGKYLDHIYGEHEVGGTSWLYISNVDFEKVGFQKLPTRPMPQTTETIQSSLFSYLWSPLALFGVLGVVMGATSRKHGKEGDHDA, from the coding sequence ATGACTATTTCCCGCAGAGGATTTTTGGGAGCGTTGGGGGTCGCGGGAGCGGCCTCGGCGGCCCCCGGAAATGCGCAGGCGTGGCAATCCAAGGCGCCGCCCGATCCCTACGGCTGCCTGGTGGATTTGACGCGCTGCGTAGGGTGCCGCAAGTGCGAGCAGGCGTGCAAGGAGGTCAACGACCTGCCCGAGCCCGCCGTGAAGTTCGACGATCTGACCGTGCTCGACGCCAAGCGGCGGCCGGATCAGAACGTCTTCACCGTCATCAACCGTTATTATCCGGGACGCATCGACGACCGCGACAAGCTGGCGCCCACCTTCGTGAAGGTGCAATGTATGCATTGCCAGGACCCGGCCTGCGTTTCGGCCTGCATCACCGGGGCTTTGACCAAGAAGGACAACGGGGCGGTGCACTACGACGTCGACAAGTGCATCGGCTGCCGCTACTGCATGGCCGCCTGCCCCTTTGAAATTCCGGCCTACGAGTACGACAAGCCCATCATGCCGCGGGTGCGCAAGTGCACCTTCTGCTACGAGCGCATCGCAAAGGAGGGCGGCAAGCCCGGATGCGCATCGATCTGCCCGGTGGAGGCGATCACCTTCGGCAGGCGTTCGGAGCTGCTGCGCATGGCGCGCAACCGCATCGAGAGCGATCCCGGCAAGTACCTGGATCACATCTACGGCGAACACGAGGTGGGCGGCACGAGTTGGCTGTACATCTCCAACGTGGACTTCGAGAAGGTCGGCTTCCAGAAGCTGCCCACGCGGCCCATGCCGCAGACCACGGAGACCATTCAGAGTTCGCTGTTCAGCTACCTATGGTCTCCGCTGGCCCTGTTCGGGGTTCTGGGGGTGGTCATGGGCGCGACTTCCCGCAAGCACGGCAAGGAGGGCGATCATGACGCATAA
- the nrfD gene encoding NrfD/PsrC family molybdoenzyme membrane anchor subunit, whose protein sequence is MTHKPQPVARPFWTPGVLVMLALMIGAGLTLAVRYTYGLAAVTNLNNHYPWGIWIGLDVASGVALAAGGFTTAFLGHILGRHYYEAVTRPALLTAALGYTFVALAVFFDIGRSWAIWKPVFFQNHNSALFEVAMCVMVYVSVLWIEFIPVLAERLGDRIRLLALLNRMLDKTMWVFIILGVVLSCMHQSSLGTLLVIAPTKVSPLWYTPYLPLLFLTSAFAVGYPMVIVETTIATSSLKLESEMNVLTPLSRITILLLGVYMFLKIGDLIARGAYTTLLDGSAQSNAFLVEVGLGVVLPWFMLLSRAVRSSRRLLFIAALLIVSGVMLNRFNVFVVSFKAPYATYPYYPAIGEILVTVGAVATIFFLYRLIVTWFPVLSAQRQEVSQ, encoded by the coding sequence ATGACGCATAAGCCGCAACCCGTGGCCCGGCCCTTCTGGACGCCGGGCGTGCTGGTCATGCTGGCCCTGATGATCGGGGCGGGCCTGACCCTGGCGGTCCGCTACACCTACGGGCTGGCCGCCGTGACGAACCTGAACAACCACTATCCGTGGGGCATCTGGATCGGACTGGACGTGGCCTCGGGCGTGGCCCTGGCCGCGGGCGGGTTCACCACCGCCTTTCTGGGGCATATCCTGGGCCGCCACTACTACGAGGCCGTGACCCGGCCCGCGCTGCTGACCGCCGCGCTGGGCTACACCTTCGTGGCCCTGGCCGTGTTCTTCGATATCGGCCGCTCCTGGGCCATCTGGAAGCCGGTTTTCTTCCAGAATCACAACTCGGCCCTGTTCGAGGTGGCCATGTGCGTCATGGTCTACGTCTCCGTTCTGTGGATCGAGTTCATTCCTGTGCTGGCCGAACGGCTGGGGGACCGGATAAGGCTTCTGGCCTTGCTGAACCGGATGCTGGACAAGACCATGTGGGTCTTCATCATCCTCGGGGTGGTGTTGTCCTGTATGCACCAGTCGAGCCTCGGCACCCTGCTGGTCATCGCGCCCACCAAGGTGTCGCCGCTGTGGTACACCCCGTATCTGCCGCTGCTCTTCCTGACCTCGGCCTTCGCCGTGGGGTATCCCATGGTCATCGTGGAGACGACCATCGCCACCTCCTCGCTCAAGCTGGAGTCCGAGATGAACGTGCTCACCCCGCTGTCCAGGATCACCATCCTGCTGCTGGGCGTGTACATGTTCCTGAAGATCGGCGACCTGATCGCGCGGGGGGCGTATACGACCCTGCTGGACGGTTCGGCCCAGAGCAACGCCTTCCTGGTGGAAGTGGGGCTGGGCGTGGTCCTGCCGTGGTTCATGCTGCTCTCCCGTGCGGTGCGCAGCTCCCGCAGGCTGCTGTTCATCGCGGCGCTGCTCATCGTGTCGGGCGTCATGCTCAATCGGTTCAACGTGTTCGTGGTCTCCTTCAAGGCCCCGTACGCGACCTACCCGTACTATCCGGCCATCGGCGAGATTCTCGTCACCGTCGGGGCCGTGGCCACGATCTTCTTCCTCTACCGCCTGATCGTGACCTGGTTCCCGGTGCTTTCCGCCCAACGACAGGAGGTGTCGCAATGA
- a CDS encoding tetrathionate reductase family octaheme c-type cytochrome, with protein MMRKILGWLTFAFAAAILAGAVPSVAATAPGASAEPPAKSRKDQTPRPEGWSPVDQVKAEEEARKPYPYVEKVLMEDLPLRQQRLREMGIGPKDIKRSYMLLDSPLVETFGRKYEPVRFMHAKHAAALGGDCASCHHYRPADPEASETVACRSCHQDAFSEKNPERIGLKAAYHMQCMNCHEEMKQGPVSCEGCHSKRSVDHKELVRLPENPTPQQVTGECLRCHEQAGEDMLDTAHWLWRGPSPYTVEHRRSVMSGKGTTTLNNFUISPISNEARCTSCHAGYGWKDGSFDFSNKNNIDCLVCHDTTGSYKKAPPAAGMPDPKVDMLYVAQRVGPTSRKTCGACHFSGGGGDAVKHADMSAELYWPDRNCDVHMGGYDFSCVECHKTRNHKISGRSTSAPVAEGSRACEDCHTTKPHYGETLLDHHLNKHCETVACNTCHSPIYSKCAPTKTWWDWSTAGDKKREIGKDKYGKPDYDWKKGDFRWGESVKPEYAWYNGFMKRLLLGDAINPEAKGFKSGDQLTDAQKAGLVKTNITEPIGSIKDPHSRITPFKIMSGIQPADAKHRYLLLPHLYPYDKEDKTAYWKGADWQAAFKEGMEKAKLPYSGEYIWVATEMYWRIEHEVMPKEHALSCVQCHDSLKGEKTCDRCHQDARDVKFRELTEKGADFELLRMMGRDVGDLIGKTDYVDFRKLGYKGDPILYGGRFSQLPLGQGPAPK; from the coding sequence ATGATGAGGAAGATACTCGGATGGCTGACGTTCGCCTTCGCGGCGGCGATTCTGGCCGGGGCCGTCCCTTCCGTGGCCGCCACGGCTCCGGGCGCGTCCGCCGAGCCTCCGGCCAAGTCCCGGAAGGATCAGACGCCGAGGCCGGAAGGCTGGTCGCCCGTGGACCAGGTGAAGGCCGAGGAAGAGGCCCGCAAGCCGTATCCGTATGTGGAAAAGGTGCTCATGGAGGACCTGCCCCTGCGGCAGCAGCGCTTGCGCGAAATGGGCATCGGCCCCAAGGACATCAAGCGCAGCTACATGCTGCTGGACAGCCCGCTGGTGGAGACCTTCGGCCGCAAGTATGAACCCGTGCGGTTCATGCACGCCAAGCACGCGGCCGCTCTCGGCGGCGATTGCGCGTCCTGCCATCACTACCGGCCCGCGGATCCCGAAGCGTCGGAAACCGTGGCCTGCCGCTCCTGCCATCAGGACGCGTTCTCGGAGAAGAATCCCGAGCGCATCGGCCTCAAGGCGGCCTACCACATGCAGTGCATGAACTGCCATGAGGAGATGAAGCAGGGCCCGGTGAGCTGCGAAGGGTGCCATTCCAAGCGGAGCGTGGACCACAAGGAACTGGTCAGGCTCCCGGAGAATCCCACGCCCCAACAGGTGACCGGGGAATGCCTGCGCTGCCACGAGCAGGCGGGCGAGGACATGCTCGACACGGCCCACTGGCTGTGGCGCGGCCCGTCCCCCTACACGGTGGAACACAGACGGAGCGTCATGTCCGGCAAGGGGACCACGACGCTCAACAACTTCTGAATATCCCCCATCAGCAACGAGGCTCGTTGCACATCATGTCATGCGGGATACGGCTGGAAGGATGGGTCTTTCGACTTCTCCAACAAGAACAACATCGACTGCCTGGTCTGTCACGACACCACGGGCAGCTACAAGAAGGCGCCGCCGGCGGCGGGTATGCCCGACCCCAAGGTGGACATGCTCTACGTGGCGCAGCGCGTCGGCCCCACCAGCAGGAAGACCTGCGGGGCCTGCCACTTCAGCGGCGGCGGGGGCGATGCGGTCAAGCACGCGGACATGTCCGCAGAGCTGTACTGGCCGGACCGCAACTGCGACGTACACATGGGCGGGTACGACTTCTCCTGCGTGGAGTGTCACAAGACCCGCAACCACAAGATATCGGGCCGGTCCACGTCGGCTCCGGTGGCCGAGGGGTCCCGCGCCTGCGAGGACTGCCACACCACCAAGCCCCATTACGGCGAGACCCTGCTCGACCATCACCTGAACAAGCATTGCGAAACCGTGGCCTGCAACACCTGCCATTCGCCCATCTACTCCAAGTGCGCCCCCACCAAGACGTGGTGGGACTGGTCCACCGCCGGAGACAAGAAGCGCGAGATCGGAAAGGACAAGTACGGCAAGCCCGACTACGACTGGAAGAAGGGCGACTTCCGCTGGGGCGAATCCGTGAAGCCCGAATACGCCTGGTACAACGGGTTCATGAAGCGGCTGCTGCTCGGCGACGCCATCAACCCCGAGGCCAAGGGGTTCAAGTCCGGCGATCAATTGACCGACGCACAGAAGGCCGGTCTGGTGAAGACGAACATCACCGAGCCGATAGGGTCCATCAAGGACCCGCATTCGCGGATCACGCCGTTCAAGATCATGTCCGGCATCCAGCCCGCCGACGCCAAGCATCGCTATCTGCTCCTCCCGCATCTGTATCCGTATGACAAGGAGGACAAGACCGCATATTGGAAGGGCGCGGACTGGCAGGCCGCCTTCAAGGAAGGCATGGAAAAGGCCAAGCTGCCGTACAGCGGCGAGTACATCTGGGTGGCCACGGAAATGTACTGGCGCATAGAGCACGAAGTCATGCCCAAGGAGCACGCGCTCTCCTGCGTCCAGTGCCATGACAGCCTCAAGGGTGAGAAGACCTGCGACCGCTGCCATCAGGACGCCCGCGACGTGAAGTTCCGGGAACTGACGGAAAAGGGCGCGGACTTCGAGCTGCTGCGGATGATGGGCCGCGATGTGGGCGACCTGATAGGCAAGACCGACTACGTCGACTTCAGGAAGCTCGGCTACAAGGGCGACCCGATCCTCTACGGCGGCCGGTTCAGCCAGTTGCCGCTCGGACAGGGGCCCGCCCCGAAGTAA